The Falco biarmicus isolate bFalBia1 chromosome W, bFalBia1.pri, whole genome shotgun sequence DNA window AGCAAAAAGAATGAATAACGGGCTAGTCTTCTCACAGTGGTAAAGATTATATGAATAGTATTAACTTCACAGCTGGGAAATCATCTCCAAATATACAGTGCTACAAACTTCTATTTATCTGAACAAGTGTCACTAGTTATACAGAAGATgagtttttcatttttggagTTTCTTTCTCTCCGACGGATCACAAACATACAAACAGCAACCTGAACCCCAGAAGCATGTTTCAGCTAGAAAGATGATGAAAGGATAACAGGTGAGCAACATCTTTTTATGATAATAAGGGCAAAGAATAACAACTCCACCTAAAAACATTGCGGCAGACCATCCTTACAAAGGCACTAAGAGAATTTAATGCATGGCTGAACTAACAAACCCCAGCAGCTTTAAACATCTCATCTGACTGTGACACTGCAAAATGCACACACTACCACGCACACCTCAAACAAGGTGGTCAATTGATATCTCCATCTTCAGATTACTTCATATTTATTATCTACTAGATCAGAGATTTAAGGTACCTAACATACATCAAAGAGTAATAGATGTTTTCATACCACTTGATCTCCAGAGTTTGTAAACAAGACCATTAATCTTTAATGTATCAGCAGTATAAGCAgatgtggtttctttcagagatACACAGCCAAACACAGTAACCTCTGACCAATAAAATTCCCAACATCatctagaccaggggtcctcaaactacggcccgcgggccggatacgtCCCCCCCAGGGTTCTCAATCCGgtccccggtatttacagaacccccccgcccggggttggggggggaaaccaagcagccgcagatgactgcctgccacttcatccgcgcgccggccccccatttaaaaagtttgaggacccctgactaGACCTTtggcacagaaataaaattgtcaCTAATgagttttttgtatttttagcaaCACTgagtaaacactgaaaaatttaacCCAAGGCCAGCAAGCCATATGCAGAGCAAATTTAGCCCTTTGTCTCTATATCTGTGCGCATACCACTGATacataaaacttcagttttgGAAAACGTGTAAGGGTGTTACCTTTCTGGATGTGGATGATGTCTGGAAAGTTGGCCAAATGCCCCTGATACAGCGCTAACAAATCCATCACAGCATCTAAGTCCTGCCGGGGCTGATCTGCAAAGAGGCCCCCGATGGCATCATAGGCTTCTGCAGTGAAGGCTATGGCTTGGTTGAGGCCATCTGAAAAGGCCTGTTGGTCCAGCTCAAATGCCTGACTGAGGCACTTAAAAGAGTGCCCCATCTTCAGGTATTCCTTCTTGAAACCAGTGACTTGCTTGCGGGCAAACTCGTTGGCCGTGTGATTAAGCTGCAGGGTGCTCTCGTCCATCTTCTTCGTGAAGGCTTTGAAGCCATCCACCTGACTTTCCACCTCCTGCAAGTCCAGGCTGGCCCCAGGGCCCGTGGGGACACTGATGGTCAAGAAAAAGTTGGCACCCACCATCTCATCTTTCTCAGCCCTGCGCTTGCCTTGTTTCCAGGCCTTCTCATCCGTGCTGGGACAGGTGAGGAAGTGCTGGAAGGCATCACACTGAGCCAGCACAGGGTGGCTGCACATGTGGTCCATCCACCAGGCCAGGCCTTTGCGACGTTTGGAAATGAAGTCCTCCTCAAAGCGACCAGCGGCCTGCTTCTCCGGCAAGTGGGGCACAGAGATGACAGGGAACTTCTCAGCCAAGCGCCCGTAGAGCCAGTCAAAGTGCTTGTAGCGGCGGTGTACCTGTTGCCCAGTGTGGCTGGGCACTAGCTTGTAGGCAATGTAGCTCTTCATACCCTTGAACTTGGTCTGCTTGGTGGGGTCCTCAATGGAGCAGTGGAAGGGGTAGGGGTTCTCCTGCCACTCAGGGCCCTGGGGGCCAAACACCACACACAGCTTGTCCCCATCCTTCACGAAGCCTGATGCCTCACCCAGCACGAAAGCCTCCCCACCGGACTTGACAAAACTGGAGAAGCGGTTGAGGTTGCGGCTGACCGTGGCTGAGCTCTTGGCGCTGCTGCCAGGCGGGTGTGGGTG harbors:
- the LOC130142089 gene encoding sorting nexin-18-like isoform X1, whose protein sequence is MALRARALYDFRSENPGEISLREHEVLSLCSEQDIEGWLEGVNSRGDRGLFPASYVQVIRAHAAEPPPPARYVNLPADSFDPLLPHAVFKPATPQPPPEAVPGPFSLPPDDDGYPFPPTPYGGSYHPSQGSDDDWDDDWDESSTMADELGTLRSSHPDYKETGSQTSGHYCLSTQSELSLSSRGGYLAGHPHPPGSSAKSSATVSRNLNRFSSFVKSGGEAFVLGEASGFVKDGDKLCVVFGPQGPEWQENPYPFHCSIEDPTKQTKFKGMKSYIAYKLVPSHTGQQVHRRYKHFDWLYGRLAEKFPVISVPHLPEKQAAGRFEEDFISKRRKGLAWWMDHMCSHPVLAQCDAFQHFLTCPSTDEKAWKQGKRRAEKDEMVGANFFLTISVPTGPGASLDLQEVESQVDGFKAFTKKMDESTLQLNHTANEFARKQVTGFKKEYLKMGHSFKCLSQAFELDQQAFSDGLNQAIAFTAEAYDAIGGLFADQPRQDLDAVMDLLALYQGHLANFPDIIHIQKGNTLTRFPKLKFYVSVVCAQI
- the LOC130142089 gene encoding sorting nexin-18-like isoform X2; this encodes MALRARALYDFRSENPGEISLREHEVLSLCSEQDIEGWLEGVNSRGDRGLFPASYVQVIRAHAAEPPPPARYVNLPADSFDPLLPHAVFKPATPQPPPEAVPGPFSLPPDDDGYPFPPTPYGGSYHPSQGSDDDWDDDWDESSTMADELGTLRSSHPDYKETGSQTSGHYCLSTQSELSLSSRGGYLAGHPHPPGSSAKSSATVSRNLNRFSSFVKSGGEAFVLGEASGFVKDGDKLCVVFGPQGPEWQENPYPFHCSIEDPTKQTKFKGMKSYIAYKLVPSHTGQQVHRRYKHFDWLYGRLAEKFPVISVPHLPEKQAAGRFEEDFISKRRKGLAWWMDHMCSHPVLAQCDAFQHFLTCPSTDEKAWKQGKRRAEKDEMVGANFFLTISVPTGPGASLDLQEVESQVDGFKAFTKKMDESTLQLNHTANEFARKQVTGFKKEYLKMGHSFKCLSQAFELDQQAFSDGLNQAIAFTAEAYDAIGGLFADQPRQDLDAVMDLLALYQGHLANFPDIIHIQKDTAT